In Paramormyrops kingsleyae isolate MSU_618 chromosome 18, PKINGS_0.4, whole genome shotgun sequence, the DNA window GTTGGCTAAAACGCCAGAGTAAGTCAAACCAGAAAAAGGAGTTTAACCAGTGCAACTTCACATAAACTAGATACAAGTTCAGTTACATCGTACTGTTTTAAAGTTTGATGCCAGGAGAGCATTCATTTTCATTGCTGACAGACACTCTGCATTGAAGATTAGGTCTCACCCCGAGGGTTCCAATGGTTTCGGGTCTTTTTGACTTAGTCCGTTTGAAGACGTGCTTCTTTATCCACTTGATGAGGTACCACACGGACTTTGGGCTGGGGATGATATTGAAAGGAGATGGCAACGTCCCTCCTTCTTCAAAGTAACTCATCCACAGCTTCGTTCTTGCAAATTTCCATTCAATGTCTGCATGATCCTACAGATGTATGAGACCATCATAAACTCAATAGAACAGCACATTCACACAGAAATTATATCAAACCACAAGGATGACATTTCTGACAGAAAGTATAATACAATTCAACCTTGTTCCACAGACATTTCATGTCACCAGTAAcaaaaagctttaaaaatttTAACTAACGGCTTTTATCCATTATGTATATTGCTCCCACAAGTGATAGATGGGAGAGACTGAGTGGGTGGGAAAGGGAAATATATGGTCATAAAGACTCACAGCGATGTGCTGGTACGAGTTGTTCATCATCGCTATCAGCATGTTGAGGAGAACCACAAGAGAGATGATGTTGTAGGTGCCGAACATTGTGGCACCCACAAACTCGGTGAACTTGTGGTCGGGTCCGACATTGGTCACATAGAGGCTGATCAAGCCAAAAATTGACCAAAAGAGAGACTGCAGGGTCTCGAACAACCTAAGGAGAAACAGGAAAAGAGGCAGTTTGTTGAGAGTTTCAGTGAGTAAACTCACAAAAGATTACTATATAACTGTATCCATTTTCATCCATTTTTACAGCATATATCCAAAGCTATCCAACCAGTGAATGCAGAGCTCCTTATTTGGATGTTCTGCTTCCTGGGGCTTCTGGTGTTAAGTCACACCATCGAAAACCTTCACAATGCTGCATGTTTTACAGTCAACTGTTGGGTTACAACCAACCAATATTAAATTGCCTCAAGGGTTCACTGTAGGCGCACACACTGTTATTCACCATGTCTAACTGAAAGGATTCAGACTGCTTTAAGGCTTTAGCATATCTGCATTCAATGGATTGTGTTCTCAACAGGAAGATATGAAGCTTTGGAGGGGAGCCACAGTGAGTAAGATTACCATGCTCTGTACATCGTAGTCTGGTTTAACAGACCATTGCCGCATTAAATCGAGCAATAATTAGCCATGCATGCTGAATCCAAGCTCAGTCACCCAATGATTACGGGCGAATATAAATGTAAGTTTACGTTGAGAAGGCGTTGTTCTGCTTCTCGCAGCGGATGCCCTTGCAGGGTTTGGGTTCGTCGCTGCCCTGTGTCTCGTAGTAGAAGTAGAGCTGATTGAGGCCGTTGGCAAAGGCCAGCAGCACCAGGCAATAGATGAAGAGGAACTTGAGGATGTCCAGCAGCATGCGGCCCAGCGAGATCTGCAGCGGGCCCAGGTGCGAGTTGGCCGTGAACAGCGAGATGAGCCGCAGCGAGCTGAAAATGTTAGCGATGGCAAACACGGCCTCCGCCACCAGCGTGGGGTGCCACATCTCCCAGTTGTCCCTGGGCTTGCAGCCGCTGTACTGAAGGGGGGCAGAAAAGGAACGCAATGGCACTGGTGAGGAGTCGGATGGAGGAGGGGGACAGAGCACCAGTTTAACTTGGGTTACAGAGAGGACAGACTGCCATTATCCATCTGATCAAAGGGGCCAGTCTAGGTCTGACATCAACACGGAGGAAAGGGACACACAACACGATAGAACAACACAATACTACCACACAACATGATAGTACAACACAATACTACCACACAACACGATAGTACAACACAATACTACCACACAACACGATAGTACAACACATACAACAGTACCACAAAACACAATGGTACAAGTAACCAGCTTAGTTATTTGTAGAAATGTGCAGGCACAGGATGGtgggaaaataaacaaaaacactgagAACATAAAACTAAATAACTTATAAAGAAACGATCAAAAGGAAATACAGATAATTGCCCAGTCTGCCTCTCAAAACCAGGAGAAAGAGGCAGCAAACAGAAAGGGCAGCCTTTCCCAACAGCCCTACTTCATTCCAGCATTTGATGACTAAATACACTATTtacaaatatataaacacaATACACTGCATGCCAAATGAGTTACATTCAATAAGCAAACCGAATCTTCAAGTAAACtgaagaaaaagaggaaaattaGGCTATGAGACGGCATGCAAAGCATTTTCTATCTGGCAAGAGTGCAATCCTTGGTTCCTCAGTGTCCTCTCACCTTCATGAATGCAACAATCTTCAGGGAGATGGTTGCCAGGTAGAGAGAGTTCATGACAAAGTCCATGAGGTTCCACCAGTCGTGGATGTAGTCCTGGAGCCCACCGTCCCACATCTGTTTGATCTCTGTCCAGATGAAACCTGCATGTGGGAAGGAGAATAACAAGAACGATCACCAATCACCATCACCAAAGATGTGACTTCTAGCCCTAAAAACATGATTTCAACTATGTGGATGGTGGATGTTCTTTAAAATctcaatacaaatacaaattcaAGTAGAACAACAGCAGATATGTTTAATTAGCACCAGCTAATGCACTGCACATGCGAAGGAGCGTTTAAAGTTCACATCTGATATCTGTCATCCCCTTCTGCTAGATATGCTTACTTTTATTTGGCAGCGCAGGGATTAGAAAGAATTTGGTGTAATTCCTCAGACCTTTCTTTCTGTGTCCTCATGTGTCCTCCCAAATGTAGAGGTTGCCAGTACTAACTTTACATCCTCCCATATATATGGTTAGGAAATGGCATTCAGTTGTCATGCACTTTTGGGGAGTTACGGTTTATGCCCTTCCAAAGAGGAGTACTCAAATGGCAGACTCCAGTCCACATCTGGACCAAAACACAATAAGATCTTGCCCGCTGATAGATTTTGGACCTCGGGGGAAAATAATTGAGTACCCTTTAGAAAAGTGAGTACTGCTTTAGAACATTGGGTACTGCATTAGCACAGTGAGTACTGCTTTAGAACATTGGGTACTGAATTAGAACAGTGAGTATTGCTTTACAACATTGGGTGCTGCTTTAGAACACTGGGTGCTGCATTAGAGCACTGAGTACTGCTTTAGAACATTGAATACCCACCAAAGGAACAGCCCAAATCTCACTGTAAGCTAGACCGTGATGGTCTGCTGCTTCTACCTACTCGAGTCACAGCGCCAGCCACCTGCCATTACCTAGGACCCAGGGTAAGATCATCCATTCCACGGCGGTGGGTGCCGGCCCCTGGCGGTTGGGCTCTGTGGACACGATGTGCTGGGAGGCCAGcagaaggaggaagaggaaggtcAGGTAGGAAGCTGTATGGCAGATGAACTTGATGAAGGGCTTGCGGATGAAAAGACCGTAGCGGCTCTTGGGGGCAATCAGGTAGAAGAGGGAGAAGAGTGGAAACAGGAGGCCGATGAAGACACAGGTGAGGAACTTCCCTCCCCAGTGCCGGCGTCTCCAGCCAGGAAACTCGTCGTACCACCGCGACGCGAGCAGCTGTTGACAGTTGGGTTGAGCCACAAACTGTAGGTTGAAAGGAACAGTAAACAAAAAATGCTAAGGAACAGGAGGTCAGTGAGAATCAGGTCTTGGCATTTTATCGAGTGATTATGTAGAGAAAGGTGGAATTCGTGGGAATAAAAGTCCTTTCACATTCTCTTACTTTCATAAGTCAGTCCCTACAATTCACCGATTTAATGAACAGAATTCACCCCTTGACAGGTTCTCTTTTCAAATCAACATCAAGCGTTTTTTTCAACCTGACAGGCGGAGATAAAAGAGGCGTTTTCACCTGTCACCTGTCACCTGTGTCAGATACATCAGCAATAGTTATCGCCTAGAACATGGCATCACCTAGAACATGGCACAATGTGACTCCTGCTACTCGGTTCTGCTTGTGTGGAACCACGTGGAACTTGCTGGGGAAGTTCCTTCCAGTTTAGCTTCAAGCCAGCACACGCTTCTGAGAAGCCCATCGCTTTTCCCAGTCAGGCCACCCGCGTTTCAATGTGGGCTGAACCATTTATTTCTACAGCTACATGGGCAACCACTGCAAACCAGGTTATTAAAGTCACGATGTCATCAGCCAGTCCTATTTCCCATCTGTACGCCTTGAGTGAGAGATTCCAAGCacatatgtttgtgtttaaGATCTGCTGCAGCTTTGCTATGGACTGGGCTATGGCCAGTAAGTAACAGAAGTATGTTAATTCTATTTGATGTTTTATGCATTTCTTTTGGCAAAAATGGTTCTACATATGGTTAGATTTTCATTGGCTTGGAGTCGCTGGATGGAACACCAAGGGGGAGGTGATGGAGAGATGAAATGACACTGCTAACCTATGATCTGTGAGGTTCATGTCTTAATTTAGGCTGGTGATTAGGACAGGCATTTTAGGAACCCTCCCTCTTGAATCTGCATTATGAATAACTTAAAAACAGTGGTGGCTGATCTGTCGATCATGGCGTATTTCTAGGTCAATCACAGGATGATTAATCGATAATGCTTTAATCAACTGATCGATCGCGATCAGCAAAATATACCAATGGGGAGCCAATCCCCGGTCTGCAAAATGATGAAGGGTACCCCCCTGGTTGGCAAAATATACAGCAAGGACCCCCCCGGGTCAGTGAAAAAATATACCATCGCAATTCGCAACTCAATTAAATTCAAGCTTAGTGCAGATCAAATCTTTGTGCTTTAAATGGCATTCAGAACATCCCATAATAGCTCCCGGTTACTTCACATCCATTAGTAACTCATTTTACTACACCCCTGCCTATGTTCCTGCTGTTGCGTCATGTTGATCTGAAATGCCACACATTTTAACTGTAATAAtctcaaaagaaaaacaaaaaacagatgtCTGAATTTGCACCCACAGCAAATCAATGTAAAATGCATCACGATGGAAGACTTGAGATCGCAAATGGCAGTACGAGCCATTTTGTGGCCGAATCCCATGCTTTTACCTCCAGAAAGCGGCTTCACAAACACCACACTCTGCAGGACATTATGGTGACATTCAGAATGCAAACGACAGCTAAACTACTGAAGATTTTCATGAAAGCCAGTGGTCAGGCTGAGAAACACAACCTTAGGGGGCAAAAACTTATTTCCTGCGTATTAATCTCTTCTGCTACGCCCTGCATGAAATACAGAAGAGCAAGCCACCGTCACACAGCCACAGAGCAAACACAATGCTCAGCTAACCAGGCGTTTATTCTTACAGAACCTCTGCCAGCTCCCTGTCAGGGGGCAAAGCCACACACAGCAAATGGGTTATGAGTACACTTTGACATTCTTTCTTCGCTTAAATTAACATCTGAACAAACGGCTAAGGCCTAACGGCTTCTCAAACTCCATTAGCCAGTCGGAGAAATGGATCTTCCCGCCTACTTTACCACCATTTCTCTGCCGTTCTGTATTTGCTGGACACTGTGGATGTTTAATAAAGCTCATTACCGGCACAGTAAATAATCACTTCTAACAAGAACTGAAACTTGGTTTACGGCGGGAAAGTCGTAATTTACAGTTTGTCGAGTTAATGGCGGCTGTTTTCTATTTTGTCATGCCTGAACAGATTATAGCACAGCACTGATTTTCCAATGAACTTAACACCATGGCTTAAAAACTTCCATGGGAACTGAAGGAGTTACACGAGTGACTCACATGATGTATACAGTACTTCGGTTCTCTTGTGTTAAACTTATCAGCCATTGAAATATCAACTGTGACAGTCAAAGACATGGGATAAAAGGGGTGACAGTTAATTCTTTGGCTTAATTCAAAGCCAGGCATAAAATGTATACAGATGTGACTCTGTTACCAAGCCATGCAGACCCATGTGGTCGTCATTCGGGTTTCTTGCTATGGGTTCACAGTAGGGTAACATTTCCTTTTACCTGCTGTAGCTTCTTTTCATGCAAATAACACATCTTTACACAAGCTAActtgtttatattttaaatttatatttttatatttccacATCAAAAATGTTTGCTGACGTAACACGTAAGAATCCAGCACTGTCTAAACAGGCGTTagatttaatttttaatctacAGCTAACACGGATGTTAGGCAATTTCCCACCATCCTTTGGGATATTTAGTAATCGCTGACCCCTCCCACACTCATTTTTAATGAAACACCCTGAAGTGGACCAGCTGCCAGATGACTTATAGATTTTGCTCCAGAATATCATATTTCTAAAAGCTGTTTACCTCCaaataagaaaatattttttttatttaatattctgCCTGCTCAAAACATAAAAACCTACTTAACTGCGTAACATAGGCATCTAATGAAAAACACGCATCTCCAACACTCCAATAGTGCAAGAGCATGAAAAACACATTGTCTCAGAAACTTATGTAAGCAGATCTTTACACAGCCATTAGTGAACGGTTTAACGTTTTAAATGGACACTCGCTGTCAGCAAGGTAAGTATATCAGAATAAATAAGATACTAACTAATCTCactttatattcacaattaatgAAGTGAGCTGGCTAGGTATCtagttataaatattaaattgtgAAAATTAGCTATATATAGTAATCCACACAAATGACCATCAAGAGTACAAAATGTTAACGGTCACACTTTTCTCTACGATGCTTTAtgtataccttcataatgcattataatggtcggtgtaagaattaataaagcattacagcatcttctattgacagtcataaggaattatagtgttgattataataattCATAAGCTCCAttaaagctctcatctataatgtactatagatacctacataatgcattataatagtcattacaagcattaaggatgctttgtactacATTGTGAAGGTAGCTACATAAAgcattaataatgcataataaacacagctataatgtgttatgcctttttattaatatttcagccatgttcataatgctttacgaatgcattataatgtattacatGCTCATAGATTCTTATTGACATTCACAAAAAGTGTTACCATGTTAAATAGTACAAACTTAAATACTGTACTAGTGAAACAGATGACTTCGTAAAACATGTTTTCACTGGTCAGTTAGACATTAAACACTATCAATAGACAGGAGAATGGGTGCATGCCATCTGTACTAAACAATCACAGTCATGAAGTAAGTATGCACAGTTTTCATCAGACAGCGACAATATAGTCACATATTACCAATCTGCCGGGTATCCTTCAGATCAAACCAGATTCCCTTAATAAGACCTTTTTTAAACTTTAGTACTCACACTGAAGTTATTCAGCTGAGGCAGCAGCAGATGCGACTTAAGAGAACGACAACAATTCCATCCTGGGGTGTCCAGCTGCAAAAGCTCCTTAAGTGTCTCGCTGCCTGATGCATCGGTAGTCTGTCACACAACTGGCCACATTCACTAAGTCACATGGTGCGGACACTTTTGACAAGTGAGGGGCACTGGGGTGGCCGCCCCCATAACACATGGGGTGGGGGCCCTGAGGGGAGTGAACGAGAAGAGAGAGCACTGCAGCTAAACTGACTGGGCTCGCCGTCGTCATGGGAACAAAGTCGTGTGGAGATTCCTCCCAAGTCACAGTGAGGTAGGTGtcggtaagggggggggggggaactcaTTCGCAGTAAGATAATTATAAAAGGCAATTTCACCCAGATTGCTCAAGCGTATACTACCTGAACACAGATGACACAGCTGTCTGGCAAACACCTCTCTACATTCTTAATTTCCAAAAAGACATAACCAGGACATTCAGTCAACCCCTTATCCCCAAgataacagaaaacaaacatatGTCTGTAAAATAAGACCAACACCTGGGTTTACATAATATTTTGATTGACAAAGCAAAACCTCTGACTGCATGAAGGCTGTAATACCAGTCCTTTACAGAGGGGGGCAGCAGCAACCATTGTAAATGTTACAGGCTCCTGGATTGGTCTGATATCAGCATCTCTGAGATGCCTGTGACAACAGGCAGTAGCTGTCTTCAGTTGGTATAGCCTTTATTAAATTCACACCAGTTCCAGTATCAGTAAAACACAATTCCTTTCTCTCATCCTAAGGTGAAAGGAAATGCTGTTTCACCAAGGAAACTGCCTTGTGTCACAAAATGAAAAGACTTGGAAGTGAAGTCAGGCAATCTTGCCTCTGCGATGACACTGACACTTACGGAATATGTACAGTCACCAGTTCAAACAAACACAGCAGAGGACAGATTTGGTGCTAAAATGAGCCCTGAGTGAAGAAGAAAAGAGATAAAAACGCCAATGAATCTTCAAACAAGACACCCTTTCAGTTATTGAGTTATTTTTCTTACCTTTTTGTCCACCAATCCACACTACAGACAAGTACACTGCCTACCTAGACTAATCCATATAGACAAGTACACTTCCTACCTAGACCAATCCACATAGACAAGTACACTGCCTACCTAGACCAATCCACACTACAGACAAGTACACTGCCTAACTAGACCAATCCACACTACAGACAAGTACACTGCCTACCTAGACCAATCCACATAGACAAGTACAGTACACTGCCTATCTAGACCAATCCAGATAGACAAGTGCACTACCTACCTAGACCAATCCACATAGACAAGTATACTACCAATCCACACCATTTCATCCTACAGATAAGTACACAACCTACTCAGTCCAAACTACACTACATAAAACTTCACTACCTTcctaaaaatattcatattacaaataCATTACCCACATACACTAATCCATACTACAAGCAAGCACACTATTACCATACTCCACATTACCTTCCTACATGTAATGCAGTAGTACAAAATtcatatattaaaaacaaatagcaaCAGCATTATGAAGAActaaaaaattacaataaatcATCAATAACACTAAGATAACATGATGACATCACAGAACTAACCTTCCTGATGTAGCCTAACTGGTACATGAATTCAGGAAAAGGGGGTTTTAATGGAATGCCCCACTAGGAGTAGGGGATCAGAGCAGCTCTTAATGAATGATGCTCCATCAGTCTCACATAGGGGGcattcctggggggagggggttagggAGGGCAACCGCAAGTGAGGGGGCCAACCATCGCTGCTAATGTAGCCCTGGAGTATCAGGGCTCAGTTCCTGTTTTGCTTGGCTCTATATTCTCATGAAGAACTGGAAACCTCTCCCTGTTTGTGGCCTGCTACAGGTGCGTCAATGCACTTCGTTCCGAGAGAGGCGCCCTCTAGAGATGGGCCCTGGTATTGGTAACACTGTGGTATAATCAGGGCTACAGAAAGACATGGCCGAGCCCTTATAAAGTTCTACCGGATGCCTACCCCCTTctccaaaacaaaaacaccattACCCACGCTCACACACTTAGGGACTCCCCCTAGTGACTGGGCCCCCTGAAAGTCTTTCCCTTCCTCCCACTTTCTGGCCAACCCTGAGAATAATACACAAATATGTAATACACTGTTGAGTTAATTACCAGTTCCTCAATTAATCAATGAACAACCAAGGAGAAAATGATCCTTAAAACAAAGCTAGCATCCAACCAGAAATAAGGTAAGCGAAACCTCAACAGCGACTATCTGTGATGGGGCTTTTAGCACTGAAATTTATCACACCAGGAAACCACAGATGAGCTTCTGCCGACTAATTAGCAATCATCCTAAAGTGTTTCTTCCCTTCAGAGAAGACGAAGAGCTTTTCCTAAAATGTAAAGGGGTTaaaacatcattttaaagaggggaaaaagagaaatggaaaaacggggaaaaaaaaattagatgaTACTTTGGATTGAATGAacctgggttagggttagggttgatTTGTGATCTATTTGGTTGAGATGAACATCCTTCTTTTCCATTGGGCTATACGGACTTTGGGCCATTTTGGTGCTAAGACCCGTCCTACAAAGGGCAATCCAGGTTAAGCAACATATGACAGTGATCCCATCTGGAGCATCTCACTTGGGACCCTTACATGGTTCAACAGGTTCCTAGCACCAGCTCCAAAGATAAACACAAAAAAGCCCAGCATCTCACCTCCTTCTGGTGATACTTGATAGCCAGTTTCAGGCGGGCCAGGTCGTTGGTGTTCTCCTCGTCCAGCAGATTGGCATCGTCGCGGAAGTTGAGGATCAGCTCCAGCTCACGAGAGCTACGCGTCTGGTCCAGAAGGTCCTTAGCGAAGCGCTTGCACTGCTGCGACAGCTCCTCGTACTCCTGCTTGAACTCGTTCTCCACTTTGCtgagctcctgcagctcccAGCTGAGCTGGAAGGCAGTGAGGAAGGGGTCCTCGCTGGAGAGGGCGATGAGAGAGGGGCTGGCCAGCGCTCGGTATATGTTGAGGCGGGAGCGGGAATGGCGCAGGCTGTCCACATCTGAGCTGGACACGCACTCCACGCAGTTGCAGCGAACCTCGTGTGGCTGCGGCACCGACACGCCTTTCTGCACCAGCAGCTTGATGA includes these proteins:
- the trpc4a gene encoding short transient receptor potential channel 4 isoform X1, with protein sequence MAQLYFRRTDNSSYRDRIPLRIVRAEAELSPLEKAYLSAVEKGDYASVKQALEEAEIYFKININCIDPLGRTALLIAIENENLEIIELLLSFNVYVGDALLHAIRKEVVGAVELLLNHKKPSGGMQVPPVLLDKQFSDFTPDITPIILAAHTNNYEIIKLLVQKGVSVPQPHEVRCNCVECVSSSDVDSLRHSRSRLNIYRALASPSLIALSSEDPFLTAFQLSWELQELSKVENEFKQEYEELSQQCKRFAKDLLDQTRSSRELELILNFRDDANLLDEENTNDLARLKLAIKYHQKEFVAQPNCQQLLASRWYDEFPGWRRRHWGGKFLTCVFIGLLFPLFSLFYLIAPKSRYGLFIRKPFIKFICHTASYLTFLFLLLLASQHIVSTEPNRQGPAPTAVEWMILPWVLGFIWTEIKQMWDGGLQDYIHDWWNLMDFVMNSLYLATISLKIVAFMKYSGCKPRDNWEMWHPTLVAEAVFAIANIFSSLRLISLFTANSHLGPLQISLGRMLLDILKFLFIYCLVLLAFANGLNQLYFYYETQGSDEPKPCKGIRCEKQNNAFSTLFETLQSLFWSIFGLISLYVTNVGPDHKFTEFVGATMFGTYNIISLVVLLNMLIAMMNNSYQHIADHADIEWKFARTKLWMSYFEEGGTLPSPFNIIPSPKSVWYLIKWIKKHVFKRTKSKRPETIGTLGRRAAENLRLNHQYQEVLRNLVKRYVAAMIRDAKTEEGLTEENFKELKQDISSFRYEVLGMMKGHGSKGSTAASSLTYPDHSLKYTPAPSGGQQKNKLNLFDVTNMLKQNPAGSRSPEAFNGLANGSLLLPAEGPSTSTSSALHRKDFPKNISDFSLYQRRRRGGNLGHTPSKIYSVSEEVDELDPEQPGHGRKQAEHSGPVAGKELLGKVSRYQDEKEGEGNQEEDECEKSEDGEEEKGEEDLGAEGHEHRFLQKQVREDDNDSFLSTET
- the trpc4a gene encoding short transient receptor potential channel 4 isoform X2, giving the protein MAQLYFRRTDNSSYRDRIPLRIVRAEAELSPLEKAYLSAVEKGDYASVKQALEEAEIYFKININCIDPLGRTALLIAIENENLEIIELLLSFNVYVGDALLHAIRKEVVGAVELLLNHKKPSGGMQVPPVLLDKQFSDFTPDITPIILAAHTNNYEIIKLLVQKGVSVPQPHEVRCNCVECVSSSDVDSLRHSRSRLNIYRALASPSLIALSSEDPFLTAFQLSWELQELSKVENEFKQEYEELSQQCKRFAKDLLDQTRSSRELELILNFRDDANLLDEENTNDLARLKLAIKYHQKEHIVSTEPNRQGPAPTAVEWMILPWVLGFIWTEIKQMWDGGLQDYIHDWWNLMDFVMNSLYLATISLKIVAFMKYSGCKPRDNWEMWHPTLVAEAVFAIANIFSSLRLISLFTANSHLGPLQISLGRMLLDILKFLFIYCLVLLAFANGLNQLYFYYETQGSDEPKPCKGIRCEKQNNAFSTLFETLQSLFWSIFGLISLYVTNVGPDHKFTEFVGATMFGTYNIISLVVLLNMLIAMMNNSYQHIADHADIEWKFARTKLWMSYFEEGGTLPSPFNIIPSPKSVWYLIKWIKKHVFKRTKSKRPETIGTLGRRAAENLRLNHQYQEVLRNLVKRYVAAMIRDAKTEEGLTEENFKELKQDISSFRYEVLGMMKGHGSKGSTAASSLTYPDHSLKYTPAPSGGQQKNKLNLFDVTNMLKQNPAGSRSPEAFNGLANGSLLLPAEGPSTSTSSALHRKDFPKNISDFSLYQRRRRGGNLGHTPSKIYSVSEEVDELDPEQPGHGRKQAEHSGPVAGKELLGKVSRYQDEKEGEGNQEEDECEKSEDGEEEKGEEDLGAEGHEHRFLQKQVREDDNDSFLSTET